One genomic region from Streptomyces sp. NBC_01304 encodes:
- the nadD gene encoding nicotinate-nucleotide adenylyltransferase, which translates to MGEQDMPTGPASAFSTGKRRLGVMGGTFDPIHHGHLVAASEVAAQFHLDEVVFVPTGQPWQKSDKQVTPAEDRYLMTVIATAENPQFSVSRIDIDRPGPTYTTDTLRDLRELNPDTDLFFITGADALGQILTWRYTEELFNLAHFIGVTRPGHPLTDPGLPEGGVSLVEVPALAISSTDCRARVAKGDPVWYLVPDGVVRYIDKRELYRGE; encoded by the coding sequence ATGGGAGAGCAGGACATGCCTACCGGCCCGGCGAGCGCCTTCAGCACGGGCAAGCGCCGCCTGGGCGTCATGGGCGGAACGTTTGACCCGATCCACCACGGACACCTGGTGGCGGCCAGTGAGGTCGCCGCGCAGTTCCACCTCGACGAGGTGGTGTTCGTGCCCACCGGGCAGCCCTGGCAGAAGAGCGACAAGCAGGTCACTCCGGCCGAGGACCGCTATCTGATGACGGTCATCGCGACGGCCGAGAACCCCCAGTTCTCGGTCAGCCGCATCGACATCGACCGGCCGGGGCCCACGTACACGACCGACACCCTGCGCGATCTGCGTGAACTCAACCCGGACACGGACCTTTTCTTCATCACCGGCGCCGACGCCCTGGGCCAGATCCTCACCTGGCGGTACACGGAAGAGCTGTTCAACCTGGCGCACTTCATCGGAGTCACCCGCCCCGGCCATCCGCTGACCGACCCGGGCCTGCCCGAGGGCGGGGTCTCGCTGGTCGAGGTGCCCGCGCTCGCGATCTCCTCGACGGACTGCCGGGCGAGGGTCGCCAAGGGTGACCCCGTCTGGTACCTGGTGCCGGACGGCGTGGTGCGTTACATCGACAAGCGCGAGCTGTACCGCGGCGAGTGA
- a CDS encoding LCP family protein, which yields MNDRQYDPYAGEQDPYAGQQGQQYEVVGYDEYGRPVYQQVAPQQQHAQQQHVQQQYDPYAAQQPQQPQQPQQQDQGYGYDPYGAAADTGQQQPTHGYGRQGYEQQGYEQQGYDQPHGQGYGSSYDPYGQNTGTGQQPRVYDGTGQQPRVGHETGQQPRIHDTGAQPRVDEQTAWVPQQHRPAEPPLQRPMREPEPQGDVGREYQTEQFQFIEEPDEDSEDVIDWLKFTESRTERREEAKRRGRNRMVALVVLVALVLTGGVGYLWYAGKLPGMSGPDADNAAQSGPQKRDVVVVHLHNTKKGGTSTALLVDNTTTERGATVLLPNSLSVTDDDGATTTLGKSVEEDGAGGTRDAVDQLLGTDIEGTWRLDTPFLSNLVDIVGTIEIDTDADVPDPDAKKKGESPIVSKGEDQTLSGPAAVAYATYRAPGETEAAQLKRFGEVLRGVLRKVPGNEQGATEAVKTLGQIMDPSLKEQDLGAFLAKLGGRAKGGHYDSEVLPVEQNGALTAGATDGVVKKLLGGTVKAPEQGAAVRVHVVGSKEAVGDARVDLVNGGWTVSVSSSGAASSSQVTYADAGKKAEAAEVAKTLGLPAGAVKKGKVAANADIAVTLGSDYKGG from the coding sequence GTGAACGACCGACAGTACGACCCGTACGCGGGCGAGCAGGACCCGTACGCGGGTCAGCAGGGTCAGCAGTACGAGGTCGTCGGATACGACGAGTACGGCCGGCCGGTGTACCAGCAGGTCGCACCGCAGCAGCAGCACGCCCAGCAGCAGCATGTGCAGCAGCAGTACGACCCGTACGCCGCGCAGCAGCCCCAGCAGCCCCAGCAGCCCCAGCAGCAGGACCAGGGCTACGGGTACGACCCGTACGGCGCCGCCGCGGACACCGGTCAGCAGCAGCCCACGCACGGCTATGGCCGGCAGGGCTACGAGCAGCAGGGCTACGAGCAGCAGGGGTACGACCAGCCGCACGGTCAGGGCTACGGATCCTCGTACGACCCCTACGGCCAGAACACCGGAACCGGCCAGCAGCCGCGCGTCTACGACGGAACCGGCCAGCAGCCCCGCGTCGGCCATGAGACGGGTCAGCAGCCCCGCATCCACGACACCGGCGCACAACCCCGCGTCGACGAGCAGACCGCCTGGGTGCCGCAGCAGCACCGGCCCGCCGAGCCCCCGCTGCAGCGGCCGATGCGCGAGCCGGAGCCGCAGGGCGACGTCGGGCGGGAGTACCAGACCGAGCAGTTCCAGTTCATCGAGGAGCCCGACGAGGACTCCGAAGACGTCATCGACTGGCTGAAGTTCACCGAGTCCCGCACCGAGCGCCGCGAAGAGGCCAAGCGCCGCGGCCGCAACCGGATGGTGGCGCTGGTGGTACTCGTCGCGCTGGTCCTGACCGGTGGTGTCGGCTACCTCTGGTACGCGGGCAAGCTGCCCGGCATGTCCGGCCCGGACGCCGACAACGCCGCGCAGAGCGGGCCGCAGAAGCGCGATGTCGTCGTCGTCCATCTGCACAACACCAAGAAGGGCGGCACCTCCACGGCGCTGCTCGTCGACAACACCACCACCGAGCGCGGTGCCACCGTGCTGCTGCCCAACTCGCTGTCCGTGACGGACGACGACGGTGCCACGACCACGCTCGGCAAGTCGGTGGAAGAGGACGGCGCGGGCGGCACCCGGGACGCCGTCGACCAGCTCCTCGGCACGGACATCGAGGGCACCTGGCGCCTCGACACCCCGTTCCTGAGCAACCTCGTCGACATCGTCGGCACCATCGAGATCGACACGGACGCGGACGTCCCGGACCCCGACGCGAAGAAGAAGGGCGAGTCCCCGATCGTCAGCAAGGGCGAGGACCAGACGCTCAGCGGCCCGGCGGCGGTCGCGTACGCCACGTACCGAGCCCCGGGCGAGACCGAGGCCGCCCAGCTGAAGCGGTTCGGCGAAGTGCTGCGCGGCGTGCTCCGGAAGGTCCCGGGCAACGAGCAGGGCGCCACCGAGGCCGTGAAGACGCTCGGCCAGATCATGGACCCCTCGCTGAAGGAACAGGACCTCGGCGCCTTCCTCGCCAAGCTGGGCGGACGCGCCAAGGGCGGCCACTACGACTCCGAGGTCCTCCCGGTCGAGCAGAACGGGGCGCTCACCGCGGGCGCCACCGACGGAGTCGTCAAGAAGCTGCTCGGCGGCACGGTCAAGGCACCGGAGCAGGGCGCGGCGGTCCGCGTGCATGTCGTCGGCAGCAAGGAGGCGGTCGGCGATGCCCGGGTCGACCTGGTCAACGGAGGCTGGACGGTCTCCGTCAGCAGCTCCGGCGCGGCCTCGTCCTCGCAGGTCACGTACGCCGACGCGGGCAAGAAGGCGGAGGCGGCCGAGGTCGCCAAGACGCTGGGCCTGCCGGCCGGGGCCGTGAAGAAGGGCAAGGTCGCCGCAAATGCGGACATCGCGGTGACGCTCGGCAGTGATTACAAGGGCGGCTAG
- a CDS encoding M48 family metallopeptidase, with protein MTESTENNENLPGRNRRRFPGISSRAYEHPADRSALVALRKLSGFDTVFKALSGLLPERSLRLLFLSDSVRVSDAQFAHLNTMLRDACYILDLEKVPPMYVNQDPVPNAMCIGLDEPIIVVTTGLVELLDEEEMRAVIGHEVGHALSGHAVYRTILLFLTNLALKIAWIPLGNVAIMAIVTALREWFRKSELSADRAGLLVGQDLQASMRGLMKIAGGNHLHEMNVDAFLAQAEEYEAGGDLRDSVLKILNVLPRSHPFTTVRAAELKKWAESREYQRIMDGHYPRRDEDKDASVSESFRQSASNYAENVRNSKDPLMKLVSDIAGGAGDLGGKLRGKFGGSGGGTTTTEERPEDGPEDDSGNK; from the coding sequence ATGACCGAAAGCACCGAGAACAACGAGAACCTGCCGGGCCGCAACCGCCGGCGCTTCCCGGGTATCTCCTCCCGTGCCTATGAGCACCCGGCGGACCGCTCGGCACTGGTGGCCCTGCGCAAGCTCAGCGGGTTCGACACCGTCTTCAAGGCACTCAGCGGGCTGCTGCCCGAGCGCAGTCTGCGGCTGCTGTTCCTGTCGGACTCGGTGCGGGTGAGCGACGCCCAGTTCGCGCACCTCAACACCATGCTGCGGGACGCCTGTTACATCCTGGACCTGGAGAAGGTCCCCCCGATGTACGTGAACCAGGACCCGGTGCCGAACGCGATGTGCATCGGCCTGGACGAGCCGATCATCGTGGTGACGACGGGCCTGGTGGAGCTCCTCGACGAGGAGGAGATGCGCGCGGTCATCGGCCACGAGGTGGGCCACGCGCTGTCCGGGCACGCGGTGTACCGCACGATCCTGCTGTTCCTCACCAACCTCGCGCTGAAGATCGCGTGGATCCCGCTGGGCAACGTCGCGATCATGGCGATCGTGACCGCGCTGCGCGAGTGGTTCCGCAAGTCGGAGCTGTCCGCGGACCGGGCGGGCCTCCTGGTGGGCCAGGATCTGCAGGCGTCGATGCGCGGCCTGATGAAGATCGCGGGCGGTAACCACCTGCACGAGATGAACGTGGACGCGTTCCTGGCGCAGGCGGAGGAGTACGAGGCGGGTGGCGATCTGCGCGACTCGGTCCTCAAGATCCTGAACGTACTGCCCCGTTCGCACCCGTTCACCACGGTGCGCGCCGCCGAGCTGAAGAAGTGGGCCGAGTCCCGCGAGTACCAGCGGATCATGGACGGCCACTACCCGCGCCGCGACGAGGACAAGGACGCCTCGGTGTCGGAGTCCTTCCGCCAGTCCGCGAGCAACTACGCGGAGAACGTGCGCAACTCCAAGGACCCGCTGATGAAGCTGGTGTCCGACATAGCGGGCGGGGCGGGCGACCTGGGCGGGAAGCTGCGCGGGAAGTTCGGCGGGAGCGGCGGCGGCACGACCACCACGGAGGAGCGCCCCGAGGACGGCCCTGAAGACGACTCCGGCAACAAATGA
- a CDS encoding SCO2583 family membrane protein, which yields MAGPGDPPEGTPEGVAGGGEEEYRSVVFDESFVRAARLQEFSAQERITDHSPAVRRRPAAAVKGFSKQAMILVVLIAVAFGTAIYMGVRHPYQKPAARPAGPLRMTVIPLVPQGPVPGGRSTTELYEHSPAAQFRVGAAGVTLPAARRTAHFSEGQVMTALSTAKDYLVHSSLDPDVLTGDRVREVRILLGPEQLEQFDASFDHPLADGRHAATGWLVRFDPAKVELADSKTRVQGTLHVTETGSDALEVTSDHTFVYALRPVGGDGGRASLFTVRRELHFRFDAEDLQMRRAELVLSYVQAGPLSCATDSAGRLRPLLAGQTAKAEGPAGTDPYATGGTTALCGSLAASAQPSPST from the coding sequence ATCCGTCGTCTTCGACGAGTCGTTCGTCCGCGCTGCCCGGCTTCAGGAGTTCTCCGCCCAGGAGCGCATCACCGATCACTCACCGGCCGTACGCCGCCGCCCGGCGGCCGCGGTCAAAGGCTTCTCCAAGCAGGCGATGATCCTCGTCGTGCTGATCGCGGTGGCCTTCGGTACCGCGATCTACATGGGCGTACGCCATCCCTATCAGAAGCCGGCCGCACGCCCCGCGGGACCGCTGCGCATGACGGTCATCCCGCTGGTGCCGCAGGGCCCCGTGCCCGGCGGGCGCTCCACCACCGAGCTCTACGAGCACAGCCCGGCCGCGCAGTTCAGGGTCGGCGCCGCCGGGGTCACGCTGCCCGCGGCGCGGCGCACCGCGCACTTCTCGGAGGGCCAGGTGATGACCGCGCTCTCCACGGCCAAGGACTATCTGGTGCACTCCTCGCTCGACCCGGACGTGCTGACCGGGGACAGGGTGCGCGAGGTGCGGATACTCCTCGGCCCCGAGCAGCTCGAGCAGTTCGACGCGAGCTTCGACCATCCCCTCGCCGACGGCCGGCACGCCGCCACGGGGTGGCTGGTCCGCTTCGACCCGGCCAAGGTGGAGCTGGCCGACTCCAAGACCCGGGTCCAGGGCACGCTGCACGTCACCGAGACGGGGTCCGACGCCCTGGAGGTGACCTCGGACCACACCTTCGTCTACGCGCTGCGGCCGGTCGGCGGCGACGGCGGGCGCGCCTCGCTCTTCACGGTCCGGCGTGAGCTGCACTTCCGCTTCGACGCGGAGGATCTGCAGATGCGCAGGGCCGAGCTGGTCTTGTCGTACGTCCAGGCCGGGCCGCTGTCCTGCGCCACGGACTCGGCGGGGCGGCTTCGGCCGCTGCTCGCGGGGCAGACGGCCAAGGCCGAGGGCCCGGCCGGAACCGACCCCTATGCCACGGGTGGCACGACCGCGCTGTGTGGGTCTTTGGCAGCTTCTGCGCAGCCCTCGCCCAGCACCTGA